Proteins encoded together in one Electrophorus electricus isolate fEleEle1 chromosome 9, fEleEle1.pri, whole genome shotgun sequence window:
- the nelfb gene encoding negative elongation factor B, with protein sequence MFAGLPELGISNGEDLKETLTNCTEPLKAIDQFQMENGILLPTLQSALPFLDLHGTPRLEFHQSVFDELREKLMERVAFIAEGKEEDRYSKLEELLEKSFPLVKMPSIQPVVMQVMKHLPKVPEKKLKQVMADKDLYKVCAVEVKRQIWQDNQALFGDEVSPLLKQYIVEKEAALFSSDLSILHNFFSASPKTRRQGEVVQKLTQMIGKNVKLYDMVLQFLRTLFLRTRNVHYCTLRAELLMSLHDLDVSEICSVDPCHKFTWCLDACIREKFVDAKRARELQGFLDGVKKGQEQVLGDLSMILCDPFASNTLVLSTVRNLQELLSQDALPRDSPDLLLLLRMLSLGQGAWDMIDSQVFKEPRLELEVVTRFLPAMMSIVVDDYTFTVEQKLPSEEKSSLTYPIALPETFTRYLQDNRVACEMGLYYVLHIAKQRNNNALQRLLPALVETYNDVAFGDIFLHLLTGHLTLLSDDFGSEDFCHAVFDNFLLTSYSSKENVHRHTLRLLNHLHQKVHPSSMGILIKTLEPPKQSSDPVKELYMQLAEKLEALKRSPPEPEEAPALDLGLHPVTVPASASAPTTPL encoded by the exons ATGTTTGCGGGGTTACCTGAGCTTGGAATCTCCAACGGCGAAGATCTTAAGGAAACTCTGACGAACTGCACAGAACCTCTGAAAGCCATTGACCAGTTTCAG aTGGAGAATGGCATTTTGCTGCCCACCTTGCAGTCTGCATTGCCATTCCTGGATCTTCATGGTACACCTCGACTGGAGTTCCACCAGTCTGTATTTGATGAGCTTCGAGAAAAGCTGATGGAGCGAGTTGCTTTTATAGCAGAAGGCAAGGAGGAGGACAG ATACAGTAAGTTGGAGGAACTTCTTGAGAAGAGCTTTCCACTGGTTAAAATGCCCTCCATACAGCCTGTCGTCATGCAAGTTATGAAACACCTACCAAAG GTTCCTGAAAAGAAACTGAAGCAGGTGATGGCTGATAAGGACCTGTACAAGGTCTGCGCAGTGGAGGTGAAGAGGCAGATCTGGCAGGACAACCAGGCGCTGTTTGGTGACGAGGTCTCTCCGTTGCTCAAACAGTACATTGTGGAGAAAGAGGCGGCCCTTTTCAGCAGTGACCTCTCCATCCTGCACAACTTCTTCAGTGCTTCACCAAAGACCCGCAGGCAGGGGGAG GTGGTGCAGAAGCTCACCCAGATGATCGGAAAGAACGTGAAGCTGTATGACATGGTGCTGCAGTTCCTTCGCACACTGTTCCTGCGCACACGTAATGTACACTACTGCACCCTGCGCGCTGAACTCCTTATGTCCCTCCACGACCTAGATGTCAGTGAGATCTGCTCCGTTGACCCCTGCCACAAG TTCACCTGGTGCTTGGATGCCTGCATCAGGGAAAAGTTTGTGGATGCCAAGCGGGCTCGTGAGCTGCAGGGCTTCTTGGACGGTGTGAAGAAAGGGCAGGAACAAGTGCTGGG GGACCTCTCTATGATCCTGTGCGATCCTTTTGCCAGTAACACCTTGGTACTGAGCACAGTGAGGAACTTGCAGGAGCTTCTCAGCCAAGATGCCTTACCCAGA gaCAGCCCAGACCTGCTTCTGCTACTGAGGATGCTCTCGCTCGGCCAGGGAGCCTGGGACATGATCGACAGCCAGGTTTTCAAAGAGCCACGTCTG GAGTTGGAAGTTGTGACACGTTTCCTGCCTGCTATGATGTCAATAGTGGTGGATGACTATACGTTCACTGTGGAGCAGAAACTACCTAGTGAAGAGAAGAGCTCGCTCACTTACCCTATCGCTCTGCCTGAGACTTttaccag ATATCTGCAGGACAACAGAGTAGCCTGTGAGATGGGCCTTTATTATGTGCTTCACATTGCTAAGCAGAGGAATAACAATGCTCTGCAGAGGTTGCTACCTGCTCTGG TGGAAACCTATAATGATGTGGCATTTGGAGACATTTTCTTGCATCTCCTCACTGGCCACCTGACCCTTCTCTCTGATGATTTTGGCTCAGAGGATTTCTGCCATGCGGTTTTTGACAATTTTCTCCTCACCTCTTACTCAAG TAAGGAGAACGTGCACAGGCACACGCTACGACTGTTGAACCATCTTCACCAGAAGGTTCACCcgtcctctatggggatcctGATCAAAACCCTTGAACCGCCCAAACAG AGCAGCGATCCAGTTAAGGAGCTGTACATGCAACTGGCAGAGAAACTGGAAGCTCTCAAGCGCAGTCCTCCGGAGCCTGAGGAGGCTCCTGCCTTGGACCTGGGCCTCCATCCGGTCACGGTGCCCGCCTCGGCATCCGCCCCCACCACGCCCCTCTGA
- the LOC113577963 gene encoding lysophosphatidic acid receptor 6-like yields MMNNTNLCAVKQQHMFTAVLFCLVLLLGLFLNVFSMWVFCCRMPEWKAGTVLQFHLAISDVIVCPLGPVIVLYFAQGKYFWDTFWRVTCRLKIILMTVHFYGSIFFLTLISIHRYVSVVYHHQDSRMKQKDFVHKLCLGVWVAVFLKGILLVSFFDSSSNNGNITICLYIHQGQTTEMCFAINFILVIFGFLIPFTVSVVCYSRLVWSVSGISVCHPKGKLIKRKSHKMVTACLVIFGLCFMPMNVVRIAMVVVKFFFPKNCDLLDGVEVAYFVTWIVSLINCSLDPLIYCFASQKFTKAVRSSLRKIRVHIQTARQDAEEDSGLTTHVRPATGTITGKRMTMTDTR; encoded by the exons ATG ATGAACAACACCAACTTGTGTGCAGTGAAGCAGCAGCATATGTTCACTGCTGTGCTCTTTTGCCTGGTCCTCCTGCTCGGCCTCTTCCTCAACGTCTTCAGCATGTGGGTGTTCTGTTGCCGCATGCCGGAATGGAAAGCTGGTACCGTGCTCCAGTTCCACCTGGCCATCAGCGATGTCATCGTTTGTCCACTAGGACCCGTCATTGTGCTTTATTTCGCTCAGGGAAAGTACTTTTGGGATACCTTTTGGCGTGTAACGTGCCGTCtcaaaattatattaatgaCGGTTCACTTCTATGGTAGTATCTTCTTTCTTACTCTTATAAGCATCCACCGTTATGTGTCTGTGGTCTACCACCATCAGGACTCCCGAATGAAACAAAAGGACTTTGTTCACAAGCTTTGCCTAGGAGTCTGGgtggctgtgtttttaaaaggaatactgctggtttctttttttgacaGCAGCAGCAATAATGGGAATATCACGATATGTTTATACATCCACCAGGGACAAACGACTGAGATGTGTTTTGCCATCAACTTCATTCTAGTCATTTTCGGTTTCCTTATTCCATTCACGGTGTCAGTGGTCTGCTACAGCCGCCTGGTGTGGTCTGTGTCAGGTATCAGTGTTTGTCACCCGAAAGGCAAGCTGATAAAGAGGAAGTCACACAAAATGGTGACTGCCTGCCTGGTGATATTTGGCCTGTGTTTCATGCCCATGAATGTGGTTCGCATTGCGATGGTGGtggtgaagtttttttttcctaaaaacTGCGATCTTCTTGATGGAGTGGAGGTAGCATACTTCGTCACATGGATCGTTTCTTTAATTAACTGCAGCCTCGACCCACTCATATATTGTTTTGCCTCACAGAAGTTCACTAAGGCTGTTCGCAGTTCCCTGAGAAAGATAAGGGTCCACATCCAAACAGCTCGCCAGGACGCAGAAGAAGACAGTGGTCTGACAACACATGTCAGACCTGCCACAGGGACCATTACTGGGAAACGTATGACTATGACTGACACTCGCTGA
- the LOC113577954 gene encoding cysteinyl leukotriene receptor 1-like — MIWARIQPLSFCPSPSMMSISVPPGVAPLNNSEEPSEAQCHPGAQHVSLLVLLCLFHLMGLFLNGFSLWVFTCRMSKWSAGTVLQFNLAVSDAIASPATPLLAVYLASESQWKFGSFACQLNIALLCAHFYGSVFFLMLISVHRYIAVVRFNRSSLMKRKDFVKKLCCGVWCFLLVLGLSFGFLLPVTTDDHKLCLSIHQKNRTEAYIAINFMLFILGFIVPLIVSLICYSCLATSVSRINVSSSQGQSIKMKSLKMIGICLIIFGLCFLPLNVVRTVLVVIKKYYPKKCELLLRLETAYYASYILGGINCCLDPFIYFFGSHNFKKTFRKSLRIIRVQQDRENRTESETASMDIKMKNYAVPFSGNA; from the exons ATGATCTGGGCTAGAATACAACCACTTTCATTTtgtccatctccctccatgATGAGCATCTCAGTTCCTCCTGGTGTGGCGCCTTTGAACAACAGCGAGGAGCCCTCTGAGGCTCAGTGTCATCCAGGAGCCCAGCACGTCTCACTCTTGGTGCTCCTCTGCCTGTTCCATCTGATGGGACTCTTCCTCAACGGCTTCAGCCTGTGGGTGTTTACCTGCCGGATGTCCAAGTGGAGCGCAGGCACAGTTCTGCAGTTCAACCTGGCCGTGAGCGACGCCATCGCCTCGCCTGCCACGCCGCTGTTGGCCGTCTACCTGGCCAGTGAGAGCCAATGGAAGTTTGGGAGTTTTGCTTGCCAGCTGAATATTGCCCTGCTCTGTGCCCACTTCTATGGTAGCGtcttcttcctcatgctcaTCAGCGTTCACCGCTACATTGCAGTGGTCCGCTTTAACCGATCTTCGCTGATGAAACGGAAAGACTTTGTGAAGAAGCTGTGCTGTGGAGTGTGGTGTTTCTTGCTGGTTTTGGGCCTAAGCTTTGGGTTTCTCCTGCCTGTCACCACTGATGATCACAAGCTGTGCCTGTCCATACATCAGAAGAATCGCACAGAAGCGTACATCGCCATCAACTTCATGCTCTTCATTCTTGGTTTCATTGTGCCTTTAATTGTGTCTTTAATTTGCTACAGCTGCCTGGCGACCTCAGTTTCCCGTATCAATGTTAGCTCGTCCCAGGGTCAGTCGATCAAGATGAAGTCACTGAAGATGATCGGAATATGTCTGATCATCTTTGGGCTGTGCTTTCTTCCTCTCAATGTGGTGCGGACAGTCCTAGTTGTTATTAAGAAGTACTACCCTAAGAAATGCGAGCTTCTTTTACGACTGGAAACTGCATATTATGCATCCTACATCCTGGGAGGAATTAACTGCTGCTTGGATCCCTTTATCTATTTCTTTGGCTCACACAATTTTaagaaaacattcagaaaatCACTGAGAATAATAAGGGTtcagcaggacagagaaaatAGAACCGAATCGGAGACA GCCAGTATGGATATTAAAATGAAGAATTATGCTGTTCCCTTCAGTGGAAATGCTTAA
- the arrdc1a gene encoding arrestin domain-containing protein 1a, which translates to MGKLQEFEITLKNNKVVYGPGESISGSVKISTAQPIQCKAIKVNCQGFCGVTSKANDTAWVEEEQYFSSTLSVADKGTLKQGTHNFTFKFLIPATAPTSYEGPYGRIMYRIRALIDTPRFSKDYKMEKPFYMLNNIDLNEVPDIHEPNSSSVTKNFSYMLVKNGTVLLTTETDLRGYTPGQVIKLSTKIDNRSGKSTGYVVASLMQKVTYRTKKPTHDLRAIAEVEGAGVKPGKQAEWKEQIIVPPLPQSSVAGCNLIEIAYFIQVSLKYPETLVTLPICIGNIAVDPSRRAAAKPLPPIPAPRNAAYAPPTSPSPAPSPRPAPRPRPRSMLVSPSAPPAEPDGMGGEGGESEEIPTKSHSQQQGGGPVPVLSPSAFSYAPGLAFPQRPNGTNASDASAPLFCLSTGATIPFFSEGNIAPIPTSCSLILPPDYQSSAQPSAPPPSYEDSCTNT; encoded by the exons ATGGGTAAACTACAGGAATTCGAAATAACTCTGAAAAACAATAAAGTAGTCTACGGTCCTGGCGAATCTATCTCTGGATCTGTGAAAATCTCGACTGCGCAACCAATACAATGTAAAG CAATCAAGGTGAACTGCCAGGGTTTCTGCGGGGTGACAAGCAAGGCGAATGACACGGcgtgggtggaggaggagcagtaCTTCAGCAGTACTCTCTCTGTGGCAGATAAAG GTACTCTGAAACAGGGCACACACAATTTCACGTTCAAGTTTCTCATACCAG CCACAGCTCCCACGTCATATGAAGGCCCATATGGAAGGATTATGTACAGAATCAGAGCACTTATTGACACTCCTCGCTTCTCCAAGGACTACAAGATGGAGAAACCCTTCTACATGCTCAACAACATTGACCTCAACGAAGTTCCTGACATACAC GAGCCGAACTCTTCGTCTGTGACCAAGAACTTTTCCTACATGCTGGTGAAGAACGGAACAGTGCTGCTGACGACCGAAACTGACCTTCGAGGTTACACCCCGGGCCAGGTCATCAAACTGTCCACCAAGATCGACAACAGGTCGGGGAAATCCACAGGCTACGTGGTGGCCAGCCTAATGCAG AAAGTGACGTATCGCACGAAGAAGCCGACGCACGACCTGAGGGCGATAGCGGAAGTGGAAGGGGCCGGGGTGAAGCCGGGGAAGCAGGCGGAGTGGAAGGAGCAGATCATTGTTCCCCCTTTGCCTCAGTCCTCTGTGGCTGGCTGTAACCTCATCGAGATCGCCTATTTCATCCAG GTCTCCCTGAAGTACCCGGAAACGTTGGTCACCTTGCCCATCTGCATCGGAAACATCGCAGTCGACCCCAGCCGGCGTGCAGCTGCCAAGCCCCTGCCTCCCATCCCGGCTCCGCGCAATGCTGCGTATGCCCCGCCCACCTCTCCCAGCCCAGCCCCCTCCCCCAGGCCTGCCCCTCGACCACGGCCACGCAGCATGCTCGTCTCGCCCAGTGCTCCTCCTGCTGAGCCGGATGGGATGGGCGGAGAGGGTGGTGAGAGTGAAGAGATCCCCACCAAGAGCCACTCCCAGCAGCAAGGTGGAGGCCCAGTGCCGGTCTTGTCTCCCAGCGCCTTCAGCTATGCCCCGGGCCTCGCCTTCCCACAGCGACCCAATGGCACCAACGCCTCCGATGCTTCAGCGCCTCTGTTCTGCCTGTCCACAGGGGCCACTATCCCATTCTTCAGTGAGGGGAACATCGCCCCTATCCCAACTTCATGCTCCCTGATCCTACCACCGGACTACCAGAGTTCAGCTCAGCCAAGCG CGCCTCCACCATCGTACGAAGACAGCTGCACCAACACATAA
- the LOC118242007 gene encoding cysteinyl leukotriene receptor 1-like: protein MIWARIQPLSFCPSPSMMSISVPPGVAPLNNSEEPSEAQCHPGAQHVSLLVLLCLFHLMGLFLNGFSLWVFTCRMSKWSAGTVLQFNLAVSDAIASPATPLLAVYLASESQWKFGSFACQLNIALLCAHFYGSVFFLMLISVHRYIAVVRFNRSSLMKRKDFVKKLCCGVWCFLLVLGLSFGFLLPVTTDDHKLCLSIHQKNRTEAYIAINFMLFILGFIVPLIVSLICYSCLATSVSHMNVSSPQGQSIKKKSLKMIGICLIIFGLCLLPLNVVRTVAVVVKKYYPKKCQLLLQLETAYYASYILGGINCCLDPFIYFFGSHNFRKAFRKSLRTTSVQKERDNGSESDCKKAVI from the coding sequence ATGATCTGGGCTAGAATACAACCACTTTCATTTtgtccatctccctccatgATGAGCATCTCAGTTCCTCCTGGTGTGGCGCCTTTGAACAACAGCGAGGAGCCCTCTGAGGCTCAGTGTCATCCAGGAGCCCAGCACGTCTCACTCTTGGTGCTCCTCTGCCTGTTCCATCTGATGGGACTCTTCCTCAACGGCTTCAGCCTGTGGGTGTTTACCTGCCGGATGTCCAAGTGGAGCGCAGGCACAGTTCTGCAGTTCAACCTGGCCGTGAGCGACGCCATCGCCTCGCCTGCCACGCCGCTGTTGGCCGTCTACCTGGCCAGTGAGAGCCAATGGAAGTTTGGGAGTTTTGCTTGCCAGCTGAATATTGCCCTGCTCTGTGCCCACTTCTATGGTAGCGtcttcttcctcatgctcaTCAGCGTTCACCGCTACATTGCAGTGGTCCGCTTTAACCGATCTTCGCTGATGAAACGGAAAGACTTTGTGAAGAAGCTGTGCTGTGGAGTGTGGTGTTTCTTGCTGGTTTTGGGCCTAAGCTTTGGGTTTCTCCTGCCTGTCACCACTGATGATCACAAGCTGTGCCTGTCCATACATCAGAAGAATCGCACAGAAGCGTACATCGCCATCAACTTCATGCTCTTCATTCTTGGTTTCATTGTGCCTTTAATTGTGTCTTTAATTTGCTACAGCTGCCTGGCGACCTCAGTTTCCCATATGAATGTTAGCTCGCCCCAGGGTCAATCGATCAAGAAGAAGTCACTGAAGATGATCGGAATATGTCTGATCATCTTTGGGCTGTGCCTTCTTCCTCTCAATGTGGTGCGGACAGTCGCAGTTGTTGTTAAGAAGTACTACCCTAAGAAATGCCAGCTTCTTTTACAACTGGAAACTGCATATTATGCATCCTACATCCTGGGAGGAATTAACTGCTGCTTGGATCCCTTTATCTATTTCTTTGGCTCACACAATTTTAGGAAAGCCTTCAGAAAATCACTGAGAACAACAAGCGTtcaaaaggaaagagacaaCGGAAGTGAATCAGACTGTAAAAAAGCTGTCATCtaa